The Zalophus californianus isolate mZalCal1 chromosome X, mZalCal1.pri.v2, whole genome shotgun sequence genome window below encodes:
- the BEX4 gene encoding protein BEX4: protein MASKQKQAVKTVNMENAQQEKEGEEQVPVQNEEESRNSRGGEGQKHGRNVRLGRMRRLVPNFRWAIPSKRIDHNEVGANEEKFVGQMMEVRRKTKEQQMRHHKRFQTPEPDNHYDFCLIP, encoded by the coding sequence ATGGCGTCCAAACAGAAACAAGCGGTGAAAACTGTCAACATGGAAAATGCCcagcaggaaaaggaaggagaagaacaggTCCCCGTGCAGAATGAAGAGGAATCACGCAATTCGAGAGGGGGTGAAGGCCAGAAGCATGGAAGAAATGTCAGGCTGGGGCGAATGAGACGACTTGTCCCCAATTTTCGGTGGGCCATACCCAGCAAGCGCATTGATCACAATGAAGTGGGAGCTAATGAGGAAAAGTTTGTAGGGCAGATGATGGAAGTCAGGAGAAAGACTAAAGAGCAGCAAATGAGGCATCATAAGCGCTTCCAAACTCCTGAACCTGATAATCATTATGACTTTTGCCTTATACCTTGA